The Methyloferula stellata AR4 genome includes a window with the following:
- a CDS encoding SLAC1 anion channel family protein, which produces MRDITKLAAEQHLEYLPISLFGSVMGLTGLSVAWHLAQARYGTPEWITEVIGAIAVIAFMAVSLGYAVKLVTAPEAVQAEFNHPIAGNLFGTFLISLLLLPIVVAPVSLLLAQMIWSIGTLGMLIFAWIIVSRWMSERQQVAHATPAWIIPVVGLSDLPLAVPSLNLPPMLHEVMVFGLAVGLFFAVPLFTLIFSRLVFEPPIPDALQPTLMILVAPFAVGASSYVVTVGQFDLFAQSLYMMTLFILAVLVGRLRYLSVCCPFRVSWWAVSFPLAASAIVALRYATAERSLFADAIAWLLLAFATLIILALLVRTLVGVARGELRTLSS; this is translated from the coding sequence ATGAGAGACATCACCAAGCTTGCCGCAGAACAGCATCTCGAATATCTGCCGATCTCGCTCTTCGGTTCAGTCATGGGGCTGACCGGATTGAGCGTTGCCTGGCACCTTGCTCAAGCGCGCTATGGAACGCCTGAATGGATCACCGAAGTGATCGGCGCGATCGCTGTGATTGCCTTCATGGCAGTGTCCCTCGGCTATGCGGTCAAGCTCGTGACCGCCCCTGAGGCGGTTCAAGCCGAGTTCAATCATCCAATCGCCGGCAATCTGTTCGGGACATTTCTGATTAGCCTGCTCTTGCTGCCGATCGTCGTCGCGCCGGTCAGTCTGCTGCTGGCGCAAATGATCTGGAGCATCGGCACGCTCGGCATGCTGATCTTCGCCTGGATCATCGTCAGCCGCTGGATGAGCGAACGTCAACAGGTCGCGCATGCGACTCCCGCTTGGATCATCCCGGTGGTCGGGCTATCGGATCTGCCGCTCGCCGTGCCTTCGCTCAACTTGCCGCCGATGCTGCATGAGGTGATGGTGTTCGGCCTCGCGGTCGGGCTGTTCTTTGCCGTGCCGCTCTTCACGCTGATCTTTTCCCGCCTGGTCTTCGAGCCGCCGATTCCGGACGCGCTGCAGCCGACGCTGATGATCCTCGTCGCACCTTTTGCCGTCGGCGCTTCAAGCTATGTTGTGACCGTCGGACAGTTCGATCTTTTTGCGCAGTCGCTCTATATGATGACCCTGTTCATACTGGCGGTGCTGGTCGGAAGGCTTCGTTATCTCAGCGTCTGCTGCCCCTTCAGAGTCTCCTGGTGGGCCGTCAGCTTCCCGCTTGCGGCCTCGGCCATCGTCGCGCTTCGCTATGCGACCGCCGAGCGGAGCCTCTTCGCTGATGCAATTGCGTGGCTGCTTCTTGCCTTCGCGACCCTGATCATTTTGGCACTTCTGGTTCGCACGCTGGTCGGCGTCGCGCGGGGCGAGCTGCGAACACTCAGCAGCTAG
- a CDS encoding methyl-accepting chemotaxis protein codes for MTIKFRVVGAFVIVLVLLIALGMNSLIAIMAVQKEAQQVKTGVVYTADIADFTAQVRTMLGLATLYAASENASDLELLNATVQKLQTAAAKLNDRRQDGIDGALETLQVEMKDYFGSLNTITGLVGARQRQAIKASEAATDIEVIASAIAQHAGADPDISLQAVRLLDGAEASGISAFRYRSSRNPADIEAAKRWLEIAKSARSALLANPALDQRLKKFAMALAEPMAAYEDAILGIESGTAAVAKASVDWKASGDKLLADGVRSRRASGDMEHDAIMRMLQSISVARIVDLAGTALALGIGIFLAFALVRDIAHPLIKITEAMRKLAAGALETCIPFAGRHDEVGAMAKAVAVFRDGLLRVRTLDAEKDDERLSKQVRIQRLEALNSAFEAEVGSYTSSLCDAAAKMTGAAKALLDIAAQTNDRSANVAAAAEDATAHVRLVATSTEEVSTTVNEIDRQVSTSTEMARRAVARAEDADVNVRALLAGAQKIGDVVVLIQSIAQETNLLSLNATIEAARAGEAGRGFAVVASEVKQLAVATGRATDEIRRQIGHIQEAMQAAANTIEDIRLAIGAMDDNTVNIAKAVEDQSSAIRFITSSAAKAAAGADEVTFNIADVRKASGSTDAAARQVLAAAEGMATRAEAMNKKVGDFLKQMRSA; via the coding sequence ATGACGATCAAGTTTCGCGTCGTCGGCGCCTTCGTCATCGTTCTGGTCCTCCTGATCGCGCTTGGCATGAACTCGCTCATTGCGATCATGGCGGTCCAAAAGGAGGCACAGCAGGTCAAGACGGGCGTGGTCTACACTGCCGATATCGCCGACTTCACGGCCCAGGTCCGCACGATGTTGGGACTGGCGACCCTATACGCGGCAAGCGAGAACGCCTCCGACTTGGAACTCCTGAACGCCACAGTGCAAAAACTCCAAACCGCCGCGGCGAAGCTCAACGATCGCCGGCAGGACGGGATTGACGGCGCGCTTGAGACGCTTCAGGTCGAAATGAAAGACTATTTCGGCAGCCTGAATACGATCACCGGTTTGGTTGGCGCGCGCCAAAGGCAGGCGATCAAGGCCAGCGAAGCAGCGACCGATATCGAGGTGATCGCCTCGGCCATCGCTCAACATGCGGGTGCGGACCCCGACATATCGCTCCAGGCGGTGCGGCTGCTGGACGGCGCCGAAGCGAGCGGTATTTCCGCCTTCCGCTATCGTTCGTCCCGCAATCCGGCCGACATCGAGGCGGCCAAGCGGTGGCTGGAAATTGCCAAATCGGCGCGTTCGGCCTTGCTGGCCAATCCGGCATTGGATCAGCGCTTGAAGAAATTCGCTATGGCCCTCGCAGAACCGATGGCCGCTTATGAAGATGCCATATTAGGCATCGAATCCGGCACGGCCGCCGTCGCGAAAGCTTCTGTTGATTGGAAAGCCTCGGGCGACAAATTGCTCGCAGACGGGGTGAGATCGCGGCGCGCCAGCGGCGACATGGAACACGATGCCATCATGCGCATGCTGCAGTCGATTTCGGTCGCACGCATCGTCGATCTAGCCGGAACCGCGCTTGCCCTTGGCATAGGCATTTTTCTGGCTTTCGCCCTCGTGCGCGATATCGCGCATCCTCTCATCAAGATCACCGAGGCAATGCGAAAGCTGGCCGCCGGTGCGCTTGAAACATGCATTCCGTTCGCGGGCCGGCACGACGAGGTGGGTGCGATGGCCAAGGCGGTCGCCGTGTTTCGAGACGGCCTGCTCCGCGTGCGGACGCTCGATGCGGAAAAAGACGACGAGCGGCTGTCGAAGCAGGTGCGCATTCAGCGGCTGGAGGCGTTGAACTCGGCTTTCGAAGCAGAGGTGGGCTCCTATACCTCGTCGCTATGCGATGCGGCGGCAAAAATGACCGGTGCGGCGAAGGCGTTGCTCGATATTGCCGCGCAGACCAACGATCGCTCCGCCAATGTCGCGGCGGCGGCGGAAGATGCGACCGCGCATGTCCGCCTCGTCGCGACAAGCACCGAAGAAGTGTCGACGACCGTCAACGAGATCGACCGGCAGGTCTCGACATCGACCGAAATGGCACGGCGCGCCGTCGCACGCGCGGAGGACGCCGACGTCAACGTCCGGGCCCTCCTCGCCGGTGCGCAAAAGATCGGCGACGTGGTCGTCTTGATCCAATCCATCGCGCAGGAAACCAACCTGCTCTCTCTGAATGCGACGATCGAAGCCGCCCGCGCCGGCGAGGCCGGTCGCGGATTTGCGGTCGTCGCAAGCGAAGTCAAGCAGCTTGCCGTCGCCACAGGGAGGGCAACCGACGAGATCAGGCGGCAAATCGGCCATATTCAGGAGGCAATGCAGGCCGCCGCCAATACCATCGAAGACATCAGGCTGGCGATCGGCGCGATGGACGATAATACGGTCAATATCGCCAAGGCCGTGGAAGACCAATCATCGGCGATAAGATTCATAACGTCGAGCGCCGCCAAAGCCGCTGCGGGTGCCGACGAAGTCACGTTCAATATAGCCGATGTGAGGAAGGCTTCCGGATCGACCGACGCTGCCGCGCGCCAGGTTCTCGCCGCGGCCGAAGGCATGGCGACGCGGGCCGAGGCAATGAATAAAAAGGTCGGCGATTTTCTGAAGCAGATGAGAAGCGCCTGA
- a CDS encoding DctP family TRAP transporter solute-binding subunit produces the protein MRFGYILSPDSQLGEGEKVFAAEVAARTGGRFIIEDYPNAMLGGEVAMMNDVKLGALDVAFITGAPLPKLLPEAGVFNIPFLFRDAGEARVVLDGPIGNDYLTKFNQTGLHALAWGENGMRHITNSKRPIRTPEDLAGLKLRLPQSDVMTAGFKALGADVQQIPFPRVYGTLRGGSVDGEENPIATILSTKFYEVQTYLTLTGHVYDPAVIIMSADAFDALSEADKRIFKEAARLAGRQSRKIASEVERTGVATLKANGMVVIEKVDKLAFAERVAAASPEFEKEFGRDEIEKIKSAAAAASQMEGPAAEAAEPGRTPQ, from the coding sequence TTGAGATTTGGTTATATTCTATCGCCCGACTCGCAGTTGGGTGAAGGCGAAAAGGTTTTCGCCGCCGAGGTCGCGGCGCGCACCGGCGGGCGCTTCATCATCGAAGATTATCCAAACGCCATGCTCGGCGGCGAAGTCGCCATGATGAATGACGTGAAGCTCGGCGCGCTCGATGTGGCTTTTATCACCGGCGCTCCGCTGCCCAAGCTCTTGCCCGAGGCGGGTGTCTTCAACATTCCGTTTCTGTTTCGCGATGCCGGCGAGGCGCGCGTCGTTCTCGACGGGCCGATCGGCAACGACTACCTCACGAAATTCAACCAGACCGGCCTCCACGCGTTAGCCTGGGGCGAGAACGGCATGCGCCACATCACGAATTCGAAACGGCCGATCCGCACGCCGGAGGATCTTGCCGGTTTGAAGCTGCGATTGCCGCAATCCGATGTGATGACGGCGGGGTTCAAGGCGCTCGGCGCCGACGTCCAGCAAATCCCCTTTCCGCGTGTTTATGGCACATTACGCGGCGGCAGCGTCGATGGCGAGGAGAACCCCATCGCGACAATCCTGTCGACCAAATTCTACGAGGTGCAAACCTATCTGACGCTCACAGGGCACGTCTACGATCCCGCCGTCATCATCATGTCGGCCGATGCATTCGATGCCCTATCCGAGGCCGACAAGCGCATTTTCAAGGAGGCTGCACGGCTCGCAGGCCGACAGTCGCGCAAGATCGCCTCGGAAGTCGAAAGAACGGGAGTAGCCACCCTGAAAGCCAATGGCATGGTGGTCATCGAAAAAGTCGATAAGCTCGCCTTCGCAGAACGCGTCGCCGCCGCGTCGCCCGAGTTCGAAAAGGAATTTGGCCGCGACGAGATCGAAAAGATCAAGAGCGCGGCCGCTGCGGCAAGCCAAATGGAAGGGCCAGCGGCGGAGGCAGCCGAACCCGGCCGGACGCCGCAATGA
- a CDS encoding cold-shock protein, whose protein sequence is MANGTVKWFNTDKGYGFIKPQDGSKDVFVHISAVERSDLRTLTEGQVIAYELQRDQRSGKESAVNLRSA, encoded by the coding sequence ATGGCTAACGGCACAGTGAAATGGTTCAACACCGATAAGGGTTATGGGTTCATCAAGCCGCAAGATGGCAGCAAGGACGTATTCGTCCATATTTCCGCTGTTGAGCGCTCCGATCTGCGCACACTCACCGAAGGTCAGGTGATCGCTTATGAGCTCCAGCGCGATCAGCGTTCGGGCAAGGAAAGCGCCGTCAACCTGCGGTCGGCTTAA